In Miscanthus floridulus cultivar M001 chromosome 8, ASM1932011v1, whole genome shotgun sequence, the sequence GAAGGGAAAATCCAATCTATAAGGATCTTCCGTAGTTGTTTGGGATACAAGCCCAATAGGGACTATATATACATGGAGGATGTAATCAATCTAATTAAGCAATAAAAGAACAATTATCCCCTCACCTACCTCTCCTTCTTCTCCCTGCGccggctccctctctccctctcctcagCGCTGCCGCCCTCTCCCTGTGCCGCTGCCCACATCCCCCTAAAACCCAGCCGCCACCACCAAGGCCCCCTTCCCAGTAGGGCTCTTACAGTCTTCAAGTCAATTGGGTTAACAAGGTTGTACCCTTCACCAGCAAGCTTCTCGAACACCTTTTTGAATGCACCTTGGCTCATCTTCCTTCCGGCAATAGGTGCGCCCCggcgctttgtgctctttggcaGTGGATACGTTGAAATAGAAGTCGTGCAGCACGCAGACTGCCAGCCACCTGCACCCCAACGGTAGCATTGCTGGGGAGCTCCAGTGCACGAGCACACTGGTGTTTGTATGTTGGCAAGGTACAACTCAATACCGTTAATCACCATCCCCCCAGTCTTCTTAGGTCCCCTCCTTCGGGGCGCATGCCCATCAAGTGCCAGCATCCTTCTTAGGCTGCCGACTCTGCTGCTGGCCCGGCTGCCGACTTTTCACAGATGGCCCGGTACTAACCACAGAGTGATCCTGAATCAATGGAGGTGGGACTTCGTCTTCCTTGCATGGAGGAGGTTCCTGAAGCTGTGACTCAAGCTGTGGTTGCATCATCTGGAGAGTTGCATCTGATAGATATGATGGTGATGCACAATATATCCACCATGCGCAGGATGGCCACCATGGCCTGGATGCCCAACATGCCCAGCTGGTACGATAGGGTGAGAATGAAGGGCCTTCTGTAATGCGCATATTATGTACAGTAATGTATAGTCATTAGCAACACGTATGGATCTAAACTACAACGTAAAGTAAAGTCTATATGTGATTTCCTTGTTTCACGCCGTTTCACCTGAACACATTATGTACGAGAGCAATGCGCATACTACACATCAAAATCTCTTGGCAAAGGTTGCCTGGATTGCAGCAGAATTCAACTGTGCAGGACCTCTCAGCTTTTCCCCTTTTCCTAGAGAAAGAATGGTACAGCATTTTGAGCATTGGTTATTAGAATGATTGGATACAGCAGAGACAAGAAAACCGCCAACCAAACACCAAAAGTGCTGAGTTTGGACACAGCTAATCTTTGCTCTCAGTTCAACAAACAATGTGCGTAGAAATCCCACCAACAAAGAGATTGATTGAGTGAGTGAAACAGTCTGATATGCATCACAGTAGGTTATGTTGTAAACTAGTCAGGCGATCTCCTGGACCTTCATATCATAACTCAAGTTGCAGTAGCGAACTCACCGTGTATATCACTGTGAGTGCCATCAGAAAGGAACAACGTAAGGCATAGCAATTACATCAGCAGTATCAATTAGCTGTGCATCAGTCCAAACTTGGCGTGGTTCTACAGCCTCAAATGTCACTGTTTTCTGCCTAACATGATCCACGGAAAACAACCAGTCCTGATCAATGTACTCTGAGAAGTCATGTGTTGAAGGTATGCAGTGCACTTGGCTCAGATACTTGGTATCAGGGTGAGGTTTACTCTCATAACCAGATGAAGTAACTGAAGGCATTTGCTCCTCTAAATAACGAGAGCCAGTGATGCCATTGTTATAGCTATGTTGGCACTCATGCTGACCTATATCACAAGTATTCACCCCAGCTAGTTCTGTAGAAGAATGACGTGTGATCCACTGAGGATGCTGTGAAATTTTCTCGCCCACACAAGTAAGATTGGAAAGAGATATCATTGGCAGCTTACTTGTTCTCATACTGTGTTCTGTCAACATATTCCAAATGAGACTCAAAATAAGTAAAATTTAAATACTGCTGCTTCAATGTATTTAGCATGCCTGTGCTGTTATGAACTAAATGCTCACAGAAAAGGAGGGAGAAAAGGTCATTGGCTACTTTATATAAAAGGAATTCACCAGAAAATAGAAAGGAGAGAAAAGGAACTTACCATGTGGAGAGCTATTAGGGTCAAAGTCTTTCATTTTCCTGATATCAGAAGCGAACTTTTGCTCATTAAGACAGCCCAAATGCACCAGATTATCGACCTTGTCCTTGCTTGCACCAAGATCTTCCTGTTTCTGCTCATTGAAAGTGCCATTTTTCTCcacttctttctctttatttTCGCATTCAGTCTTTCTTTTCTTTACAACACTATCTCTATCTTTGCCTTCAAGACCTTTACGATAGTTACCTTTTGCCTTCCCTTCAACTGCTCCATCTTTATTTCGTGCAAATTGCCGATCCATCTTGCGCCAGAAATTGTTAGCACTTTGATTTTCCTCCCCCATACCTTTTGTGCTACTTCTGCCATTTTTCACGTTTGCAGAATGGACAGAAATATCAGGATCTTGTCCTGTTTCTTCCGTTCTCTGAAAAGTATTTGGGTTAGGTGTGACTCGGCCAGTTGCAGTATGTACACCTTCAAAGCTTCTTTGTGTATCAGAACTATCATGGTATACACCGACTCCATGACAATTGTACCTT encodes:
- the LOC136472881 gene encoding uncharacterized protein, whose product is MSRCFPFPPPGFESRPRSEERHKDLLRKEKHKDKKHRKAKDRGKGETKEKGRDHRKDKNNRKHKRVNCGERKKNKDICKDRNQTLRHRKPEENGWHESVKDIIPADELVNRIFGQGGHTDHKHNNTELLPWSTDNIGRTGSKEKERNLLGRMVKKSAQATEDNYGMVQKSDSIAHATKKGMGRGIDSKTEIKNGKSLQDRSAEMHSRRRYNCHGVGVYHDSSDTQRSFEGVHTATGRVTPNPNTFQRTEETGQDPDISVHSANVKNGRSSTKGMGEENQSANNFWRKMDRQFARNKDGAVEGKAKGNYRKGLEGKDRDSVVKKRKTECENKEKEVEKNGTFNEQKQEDLGASKDKVDNLVHLGCLNEQKFASDIRKMKDFDPNSSPHEHSMRTSKLPMISLSNLTCVGEKISQHPQWITRHSSTELAGVNTCDIGQHECQHSYNNGITGSRYLEEQMPSVTSSGYESKPHPDTKYLSQVHCIPSTHDFSEYIDQDWLFSVDHVRQKTVTFEAVEPRQVWTDAQLIDTADVIAMPYVVPF